The Planctomycetaceae bacterium genome includes the window CATCTCCCGCGCCGAAGGCGGCCACGTGCGAACGATCGGCTCGCGCCCATTGAGCCCCAGGCGGCGGTCGATGATCGCCAGGGCGCCCCAGGGGCGGTCGTGGCACGAGCCGAGGATCGCCATCACGCGCGAGCCGTCGCTGCCGGGGATCACCCGCGCGTCGATCACCTGGGCGCTGGCGGTGTTGTTGCCCCAGTACAGGGCGTGGTTGGTGCCGTCGGGGTTGCACGTCCACAGCGCCTGGGCGTCGCCGAAGTTGCGGTCGACGTATTCCCAGCGGTCGTAGAGAATGCGCCCATCCGGCGTCAGCGTGCCGTGGGCCTCGTGGAGCGTGCTGTGGCCGATCTGGATCGGGTTGGCGCCGTCGGCTTCCATCACCCACAGGTTGCCCATGATGTGGCGGTTGCACTGGCAGAACTTGGGCTCGCGCGTCGAGGTGAAGGCGATGCGCCCGTCGGCCAGGTACAGCGGGTCGATGTCCGACAGCCCGCGTCCGAACGTCAGTTGCCGCAGGCCCGAACCGTCGGCGTTCATCTCGTAGAGGTGGTAGTCGTCGCGAATATCGCGCCGCATCGAGACGAGGATGCGCCGGCCGTCAAAGCTCATCTCCGGGTCGCGCACAATGCCCTGGGGCAGGTCCAGCAGCACAGTGACTTTGCCGCTCTTGACGTCGAGCGTCTTGAGCGCCCCGCCGGCCACGCCGTTGAAGCTGCCGGTGTTGATCTCGCCGGTCTGAAACATCGTGGCCGTGTTGTGATGGTCCCGCGGAAACTGCCGCCGCGAGACATACAGCAGCGGCTGGGCCGACACCAGCGGATTGGCCACCAGCGCCTCGCGCTGCAGGGCCGCCAGGTCCTGCTTTGCTTTCACCCTCGCCGGTTCATCCCCCGCCGCCAGCCGCTTCTCGACCTCACCCAGCCGCGCCAGAAACTCCTTGCCGCGCGGATATCCCGCGGCGAACGTGGCCGCCAGATCCTCCACCGCCACCCTCAGCGAGGCCACAACCGCCCCCTCCGAGGGCGCCGCCTCAGGCGCCGGGCGAGCCGGCCGGGGCCGCGAATAGACCACCCCCGCCGCGACCAGAACCAATGCCGCAGCGGCAAGAGCGAGAGCGTTCCTGTTGATGATTAACGATCGAGGCATGAGTCCTTCCTTGGGTATTTGAACCCACCTCCCGTCCGGCAGGCCCGCAGCAGCAAAAAAGAAAGAGCAGGATCATCCCGGAACGATCCTGCTCTTGAGTTAACCGTCTTCAGCGGCTTCTATTTCCGACGACGCTTGAGCATCACAGCGACGCCACCCAGAACCAGCAGGCTCATCGTCGCCGGCTCGGGAACGTACGTCAGATACAGTTGGGTGTCGTCGCCACCGGCGACGCTGTCGCCGCGAACAACGCTGAACGTGTCGTAGGCCATGTTGGTGAATCCGGTCTTATCCACCAGGAACTGATCCGACCCGGTAAACGTCGTGATGGCCGTGTTGCTGTCGGCGATCAGCCACGTGTAGGGCGTAACGCTGTCAAAGTTGGCAGCCGCGCCGGCGGTGTTGTCGAGCTTGAGGCTGGCCAGGCGGATGATGAACTCGTTGCCGGCGCTAAGGGCACTGAGGTTAAGCGCGCCGGTAATATTGACCAGGTCCCATCCGGGATCAGTGCCGGCAGTCCCCAGAATGTCGTTGATCTCGAACCGGTAGCTGCCGCCGGCGCCCCAGGTCAGACCGGCCGCATACGTCTGCGTGCCGGGGCTGTTGCCGGGGCTGAGGATGGCGCCCGCGCCGATGGTGACGGCCGCGTTGATGCTGCCCGTGCCGCCGATGGTGCCCTGTGTGATTGTAATGGGCGCGGTGACGGCGACGGAACTGTTGGTGATGAAGGTCGCCGTGGCGCCGTTGACTGTGATGCTGGAGCTGTTGATGCGCCCGGCGCCGCCCAGGGCCAGCGTTCCGGCGTTGATCAGCGTGCTGCCGGTGTAGGTGTTGGCGCCGGTAAGGACCCACTTGCCCGCGCCGGTCTTGGTCAGCGACGTGGCGTTGGTGGACTGGTTGGCGATGACAGCCGCGAGCGTGTTGGCGTCGGTGTTCGTGCCGGTCAGCGTCAGCGTCCGTGTGCCGGTGCCTACAAAGCCCATCGACCCGGTGTTGTTGAACACTAAAGGTGAGCCTGCATCGCCAGAGGCGTCGAGTGAGCCCCAGGCTGTTCCAAGGCTGAACAGGCGGTTGGTCGTTCCGGTAGTTGAGCCCGTTCCGGCGTACTGGAGCGTTCCGCCATCGAGCACAAGATTGAGCGCCGTGCTGTCAGACTTACCGAGATTACTGGCCACGCCGCCGTTGGCCAATGAGGATACGCTCAGCGTACCGCCGCGGATGGTCGTATCACCGGTATTGGTGTTGGCGCCACCCAAGATCCATTTGCCCGAACCGGTCTTGAGGATATAAACAGGATTACTGCCATTGCCATTGGGGATGATAGGAGAAAACGTGTTGTCACCTGTATTGGACCCGGTGAATTCGAGCGTGGTATTGTAGTTCGTGCCCGAGATCGTCAGCGTCCCTGGATTGGTGAATTTCAGCGCCCCTGTTCCGGAGGCATCGATCGCGGCCGTGCTGTAGGTGTTGATCTTGAAAAGGCGATCCGTGCTTGACCCGGACCCAATGTAACGAAGTGTGCCGATGACTCCGTCATTGGCGGCAAAGACAAGGTTCGTGGCCGCGTTAGAGGACTGGCCGATGCTGCTGGCGCTGCCGCCGTCAGCCAACGAAGAGACTTCCAGTATGCCTCGAGAGATCGTCGTGACGCCAGTGTAGGTATTCGCCCCAGACAAGCTCAATGT containing:
- a CDS encoding autotransporter-associated beta strand repeat-containing protein, with translation MTKDDVGTLTLTNNNIYTGVTTVRGGTLTLKRATGSLSSSSGLTFGGKGAFNFDNVGASGALSQNLGTLTFSAGEGTAKTTRTANFDEAITFSSLAARTAGATGNFVNGGGVNGATNGFNLTGAAAGFINTGIFYGGSSYAAMDGAGTFVRALNYGVDANTVAVDTITASKHVKLTGSPANQNSITLLSLNLSGSGANWTQNASQTLTVPGILKSGGGTSTISGGTAIAAGAELVIRTDTATDVLDINTAITGTALTKSGAGTLNLNAANNYSGTTTINAGTLAYGIDNAIASGAVTINGGTLDIGSHSDTVGAVTLTAGSIIGSGTLTGSSYTMNNTADTTVSAILGGTGALSKSNYGTLSLSGANTYTGVTTISRGILEVSSLADGGSASSIGQSSNAATNLVFAANDGVIGTLRYIGSGSSTDRLFKINTYSTAAIDASGTGALKFTNPGTLTISGTNYNTTLEFTGSNTGDNTFSPIIPNGNGSNPVYILKTGSGKWILGGANTNTGDTTIRGGTLSVSSLANGGVASNLGKSDSTALNLVLDGGTLQYAGTGSTTGTTNRLFSLGTAWGSLDASGDAGSPLVFNNTGSMGFVGTGTRTLTLTGTNTDANTLAAVIANQSTNATSLTKTGAGKWVLTGANTYTGSTLINAGTLALGGAGRINSSSITVNGATATFITNSSVAVTAPITITQGTIGGTGSINAAVTIGAGAILSPGNSPGTQTYAAGLTWGAGGSYRFEINDILGTAGTDPGWDLVNITGALNLSALSAGNEFIIRLASLKLDNTAGAAANFDSVTPYTWLIADSNTAITTFTGSDQFLVDKTGFTNMAYDTFSVVRGDSVAGGDDTQLYLTYVPEPATMSLLVLGGVAVMLKRRRK